In a single window of the Bacillus thermozeamaize genome:
- a CDS encoding transposase, which translates to MCKVLAVSESGYYRSLKPTPRQDRQQLLLVKIQDIINAHEDNSNYGVQRILLALEQKGIKTSYSTVYRIMKKHGLLKKAKRHPNGLTREDAAAQKSENLIQRDFTASAPNQKWLSDITEVPCSDGKLYVSAVLDCFNGEILGLAMGDNMRKELCIQAFENACKARNARGMIFHSDRGSQFTSQAFRESLAKRNAIQSMSGTGRCYDNARMESFFATLKKEKLYKIKTERYPMAYVKSVIFRYIMVYYNRQRIYTSNPGGWPPAIYRERMLSQAA; encoded by the coding sequence ATGTGTAAAGTGCTGGCGGTCAGCGAGTCAGGCTATTACCGCAGTTTGAAGCCCACACCCCGGCAGGATCGGCAACAGCTGCTTCTGGTCAAAATCCAAGACATTATCAACGCCCATGAAGACAACAGCAATTACGGTGTCCAGCGTATTCTGCTGGCGCTGGAACAAAAGGGGATCAAGACGAGCTACAGTACCGTTTACCGAATCATGAAGAAGCATGGCCTGCTGAAGAAAGCCAAGCGTCATCCAAACGGCCTTACACGCGAGGATGCCGCAGCTCAAAAGAGCGAGAACCTGATCCAGAGAGATTTTACAGCTTCAGCCCCCAACCAAAAGTGGCTGTCGGATATCACAGAAGTCCCTTGTTCAGACGGCAAGCTCTATGTATCTGCGGTGCTGGATTGTTTCAACGGCGAAATCTTGGGCTTGGCCATGGGCGATAATATGCGTAAAGAGCTCTGCATCCAAGCCTTTGAGAACGCCTGTAAAGCAAGAAATGCACGCGGCATGATTTTCCACAGTGACCGGGGCAGCCAGTTCACAAGCCAAGCATTCCGGGAAAGTCTGGCTAAACGAAATGCCATTCAGAGTATGAGCGGCACAGGGCGCTGTTATGACAACGCCAGGATGGAAAGCTTTTTTGCCACGTTAAAGAAAGAGAAGCTGTACAAGATCAAAACGGAACGCTATCCAATGGCTTATGTGAAATCGGTCATTTTCAGATACATCATGGTCTACTATAACAGACAGCGGATCTACACCTCTAATCCAGGGGGCTGGCCCCCAGCGATATATCGCGAAAGAATGTTGTCACAAGCAGCTTAA
- a CDS encoding transposase: protein MKRYDKAFKEEAVSLSNEIGPKKAAEQLGVSYYTLQDWRKQRALHGDGAFVGSGRAYASADKTAREIELEREINELRRANEILKDALAFFAKDRKR, encoded by the coding sequence AAGCTGTAAGTTTAAGCAACGAGATTGGACCAAAGAAAGCCGCTGAGCAATTGGGCGTGTCCTACTATACTTTGCAGGATTGGAGAAAGCAAAGAGCCCTGCATGGCGACGGAGCGTTTGTTGGAAGCGGACGCGCGTATGCATCTGCCGATAAAACCGCGCGCGAAATCGAATTGGAAAGAGAAATAAACGAGTTGCGCCGCGCCAATGAAATTCTTAAGGATGCACTAGCTTTTTTCGCAAAAGACCGGAAGCGGTAA